The following are from one region of the Nicotiana tabacum cultivar K326 chromosome 3, ASM71507v2, whole genome shotgun sequence genome:
- the LOC107788381 gene encoding alkylbase DNA glycosidase-like protein mag2: MGEQTQTQTITEPQTPSLSQPNSDSTTLSTNPPVDIPPNPSNPSKIPIRPQKIRKLSSTTSPQSTNPKPADSSQSVVTSNGKVTITKNRRRSASQLTRVLPQVIKPLSANGEIENALRHLRLADPLLCSLIDTLPLPAFDSHQLPFLALCKSILYQQLAYKAGTSIYTRFVSLCGSEDAVCPDVVLSLSAQQLKQIGISGRKASYLYDLANKYKTGILADDTVVKMDDRSLFTMLSMVKGIGSWSVHMFMIFSLHRPDVLPVSDLGVRKGVQMLYGLEELPRPSQMEQLCEKWRPYRSIGAWYMWRFIEGKGTPATAAAAMEGGSVQPLQQIEPQQQPEQQHQLQLLEPIDGIGSLGACIWGQ, translated from the exons ATGGGCGAGCAAACCCAAACACAAACAATAACCGAACCCCAAACTCCATCCCTATCTCAACCCAATTCTGATTCCACCACTTTATCAACAAACCCTCCCGTCGATATTCCCCCAAATCCCTCAAACCCTTCTAAAATCCCCATTCGCccccagaaaatccgtaaactctCTTCCACTACCTCCCCTCAATCTACCAATCCAAAACCCGCGGATTCCTCGCAATCCGTAGTCACATCAAACGGCAAAGTGACAATCACCAAAAATCGTCGGAGGAGTGCATCGCAATTAACAAGGGTTTTGCCTCAAGTAATCAAACCATTATCTGCTAATGGAGAAATCGAAAATGCCCTTCGCCATCTGCGCTTAGCGGACCCACTTCTTTGCTCCTTAATAGATACCCTTCCTTTACCTGCATTTGATTCACACCAACTTCCATTTCTAGCGCTTTGCAAGAGTATTCTCTATCAACAGTTAGCTTATAAAGCGGGCACTTCCATTTACACGCGTTTTGTCTCCCTTTGTGGCAGCGAGGATGCCGTTTGCCCTGACGTGGTTCTCTCACTATCTGCTCAGCAGCTTAAGCAGATTGGTATCTCGGGGAGAAAAGCGAGTTACCTTTATGACCTTGCGAATAAGTATAAAACCGGGATTTTAGCGGACGATACTGTTGTAAAGATGGATGACAGGTCTTTGTTTACAATGCTTTCGATGGTGAAAGGGATTGGTTCTTGGTCAGTGCATATGTTCATGATATTTTCCCTGCACAGGCCGGACGTGTTGCCTGTTAGCGACTTGGGGGTTAGGAAAGGAGTACAAATGCTGTATGGGTTGGAGGAATTGCCTAGGCCTTCGCAAATGGAGCAATTGTGTGAGAAATGGAGGCCATATCGGTCCATTGGGGCATGGTATATGTGGCGGTTTATTGAGGGAAAGGGGACCCCAGCTACTGCAGCAGCAGCTATGGAGGGTGGTAGTGTGCAGCCTTTGCAGCAAATTGAGCCTCAACAGCAGCCAGAACAACAACATCAATTGCAACTTCTGGAGCCTATTGATGGCATTGGCAGCCTCGG GGCTTGCATTTGGGGCCAATGA